The following are encoded together in the Phaseolus vulgaris cultivar G19833 chromosome 9, P. vulgaris v2.0, whole genome shotgun sequence genome:
- the LOC137822333 gene encoding uncharacterized protein, whose amino-acid sequence MAEGSNGFIIPWKCLKDREESPAKTVYAKSGQKKTFAQALGTTCDIPLSELPTPYIKGDMIVVQIDETKYLAGLEDCKTHLHGRVILSKGDKPLTHLDLTKMLQPVWKALGPWKAIPLGKGFYEFEFASLEDMRWVLGMGSLNLSPGFLRLFAWTKDFVPTTMKSTKTQA is encoded by the coding sequence ATGGCAGAGGGTTCTAATGGTTTCATAATCCCATGGAAGTGTTTAAAGGATAGGGAAGAATCTCCTGCGAAGACTGTATATGCTAAGTCTGGACAAAAGAAAACTTTTGCTCAGGCTTTGGGAACTACATGTGATATTCCTTTGTCCGAGTTACCCACTCCTTATATTAAGGGAGACATGATTGTGGTCCAGATCGATGAAACAAAATACTTGGCTGGCCTTGAGGATTGCAAGACTCATTTACATGGTCGGGTTATTCTTTCTAAGGGAGATAAACCTCTCACACACCTAGACTTAACTAAAATGTTGCAGCCGGTGTGGAAGGCTCTTGGACCGTGGAAAGCAATTCCTCTTGGAAAgggtttttatgagtttgagttcgctTCTTTAGAAGACATGCGGTGGGTTCTCGGGATGGGTTCCTTGAATTTATCTCCGGGTTTCTTGAGACTTTTTGCCTGGACAAAAGATTTTGTTCCAACTACCATGAAGAGTACAAAAACTCAGGCCTAG
- the LOC137822336 gene encoding uncharacterized protein yields the protein MWDILEVTREGTNDVKRTRKHALIEEYEMFIMQKGEIIVDVQKRFTHIDNHLIGLGKTFEREELNTKILKCLDRSWQPKVTTISESKDLTSLITTSLFGKHKEQELEINKLNDQEHEEKHVRNIVLKAVGHKNCQESSKDNDGDTLSLLTRKFSKFLEKNNKNQSSNRYNNKKLNDFNTNKYTCFGCGEQEHIKAYCPNKESKEKGLSKKIEKKGKSKRAYIAWQNYDVSSLSEDE from the coding sequence atgtgggatattCTTGAAGTTACTCGTGAAGGAACTAATGATGTAAAGAGAACAAGAAAACATGCTCTTATTGaggagtatgagatgtttataATGCAAAAAGGGGAGATCATTGTTGATGTTCAAAAGAGGTTCACTCATATTGACAACCATCTAATCGGTTTAGGCAAAACCTTTGAAAGGGAAGAACTCAATACCAAGATCCTCAAGTGTTTAGACAGATCTTGGCAGCCCAAAGTCACAACCATCTCTGaatcaaaagatttgacatccttGATAACAACTTCATTGTTTGGAAAGCATAAAGAACAAGAATTGGAGATTAATAAGCTGAATGATCAAGAGCATGAAGAGAAACATGTGAGAAACATTGTTTTGAAGGCTGTTGGTCACAAAAACTGTCAAGAATCAAGTAAGGACAATGATGGAGATACTCTTAGTTTGTTGACAAGGAAATTCAGCAAGTTTTTGGAGAAAAACAACAAGAATCAATCCTCCAACAGGTATAACAACAAGAAACTCAATGATTTTAATACTAACAAATATAcctgctttggatgtggtgaacAAGAGCATATAAAAGCTTATTGCCCCAACAAAGAAAGCAAAGAGAAAGGGTTAAGCAAGAAAATTGAGAAGAAGGGCAAATCtaaaagagcctacattgcttggCAAAACTATGATGTTTCTTCCTTAAGTGAAGATGAATAG